Within Staphylococcus sp. NRL 16/872, the genomic segment AAATGGCGATTTCGCTGAATTATGTGAAGCATGTCAATTGAAGTTTATTGGCCCAAGTTATGAATCTATACAAAAAATGGGTATTAAAGACGTGGCTAAAGCGGAAATGATAGCAGCAAACGTTCCTGTTGTGCCTGGTAGCGATGGTCTAGTTGAAACAATAAATGATGCTAAAAAAATTGCCAATGACATCGGATATCCAGTGATTATCAAAGCTACTGCTGGTGGTGGCGGCAAAGGAATTCGTGTCGCTCGTGATGAAACAGAATTAGAAAATGGTTTCCGCATGACACAACAAGAAGCAGAAACTGCATTCGGAAATGGTGGATTGTATCTTGAAAAATTCATCGAAAACTTCCGTCACATTGAAATTCAAGTGATTGGCGATCAATTTGGTAATGTCATTCATTTGGGTGAACGTGATTGTACAATCCAAAGACGTATGCAAAAGTTAGTAGAAGAATCTCCTTCTCCAATTCTTTCTGAAAAAACACGTCAAGAAATGGGAGATGCTGCTGTCAGAGCTGCTAAGGCAGTTAACTATGAAAACGCAGGTACAATTGAATTTATTTATGATTTAAATGATGATAAATTCTACTTCATGGAAATGAATACGCGTATTCAAGTAGAACATCCAGTAACTGAAATGGTAACAGGTATCGATTTAGTTAAACTTCAACTAAAAGTAGCTATGGGAGAACCGCTACCTTACAAACAAAAAGATATTTCAATTAATGGTCATGCAATTGAATATAGAATAAACGCTGAGAATCCGTATAAAAATTTTATGCCTTCTCCAGGGAAAATAACACAATATATAGCACCAGGAGGATATGGTGTTCGAATTGAATCAGCTTGTTATACAAATTACACTATACCTCCATATTATGATTCAATGGTAGCTAAATTAATCGTGCATGAACCAACTAGAGATGAAGCGATTATGACTGGTATTAGAGCATTAAGTGAGTATCTAATATTAGGAATTGATACTACAATTCCGTTCCATTTAAAATTAATGAATAACGATATTTTTAGAAGTGGTAATTTTAATACAAATTTCTTAGAAAAGTATAATATTATGGATGATAATGAGTAGGGGGTTAAATCAAATGGTAAAAGTAGCAGATTATTCAAATTCAAATTTAGGGAAAGTAGAAATTGCACCTGAAGTCATTTCAGTTATCGCGAGCATCGCAGTATCAGAAATTGAGGGAGTAACTGGACATTTCGCCGACTTAAACACTACTAATTTAGAAAAAATCAGTAGAAAGAATTTAAGTAAAAATTTAAAAATTGAAGCAAAAGATGATGGTATTCATATCGATGTTTACTGTTCTATTAAACACGGAGTTAAAATCTCTAAGTTTGCTAGTAAAATCCAAGCAAATATTTTCAATTCTATTAAAACAATGACTGCTATTGAACCTAAAGAGATTAACATTCATATCATGCATATTACTGCTGAATAGATTAGAACAAATATTAAAATAAGGAGTTTGTTATGAGTCGTAAAGAATCTAGAAAACAAGCATTTCAAACATTATTTCAATTAGAAATGAAAGATACAGATTTGACTATTAATGAGGCGATCAACTTTATTAAAGATGATTATCCGGATTTAGATTTTGATTTCATTCATTGGTTAGTAACTGGCGTCAAAGATCATGAGCCGGTCCTTGATGAAACAATCGAACCTAAACTTAAAGATTGGTCAATCCAACGTTTATTAAAAAGTGATCGTATAATTTTACGAATGGCTACTTTTGAACTTCTTCATAGTGAAACACCTCCAAAAGTAATTATTAACGAAGCCGTTGAACTTACTAAACAATTCAGTGATGATGATCATTACAAATTTATTAATGGTGTACTAAGCAATATAAAAAAATAATATTGAGTGATATATATGTCAGAATATTTAAGTGTTACAACTCTAACTAAATACATTAAGTACAAATTTGATCAAGATCCGCATTTGCAATCTGTGCTACTTAAAGGTGAACTATCAAATTTTAAAAAGCATTCAAGTGGTCATTTGTACTTTAATGTTAAGGATAAAGATAGTGTTATCAATGCAATGATGTTTAAAGGGAACGCTTCTCAACTTACATTTAATCCTAAAGAGGGCGATGAAGTATTACTTGAAGCTAGGGTTTCAGTATATGAACGTCGAGGTAATTATCAAATCTACGTTAACAAAATGGAACTTGATGGTATTGGAAATCTATACCAAAAATTAGAAGAACTTAAACAAAAGTTAGCAAAAGAAGGCTTTTTCAATAAAGAATATAAAAAGCCAATACCTAAATATCCTAAAAAAATAGCCATCTTGACTGCAAGCACTGGTGCAGCAATACGTGATATTCACTCAACGATTAATAGCCGTTATCCTCTTGCAGAAAAGATGTCCATTAGCACTTTAGTACAAGGGGCTCAAGCTAAAAATGATATTATCGAAAAAATTAAATATGCTGATAGTTTAAGTGTAGATACGATAATTTTAGGTCGTGGCGGGGGTTCTATAGAGGATTTATGGAACTTTAATGAAGAAGAAGTGGTAAAAGCTATTTTTAATTGTAAAACGCCCATTATTTCAGCAGTTGGCCACGAAACTGATTTTACATTGAGTGACTTTGTTGCAGATGTTAGAGCAGCTACACCTACTCAAGCTGCAGTTATTGCCACACCAGATCAATATGAATTATTACAACAAATTAAGCAATATCAATTTTCATTGACGAAGTTTATTAAACAATACGTTGAAAAACAAAATAAACGTTTAGATTATTTAGCATCATATTATAAATTCAAGCAACCATCATTACTATATGATCAACAATTACAACGTAGAGATGATTTAGAAAAACAATTGAAGCAAAATCTTGTACTAAGTATTGAAAGTAAGAAAAACAATATTAAATTATTACAAAATCATTTTAATTTAAAAAATTTCAATCGAACTATTATTCAAAACCAAAAAACAGTATCAAATCATCGTAATCGTTTAATTAATGTAACTAATCAAAATATAGAAAATAGTAGAATTAAATTACAGAATAAGATAGAACAACTTAATAATTTAAGTCCTACTAATATTATGTTACGAGGTTATACAATCGTTAATAAAAATGATAAGTTCATAACAAGTACACATGATTTAAAAGAAAACGACGAGATTACATTATCTATGAAAGATGGAGATGTCAACGCTATCGTTAAGAAAGTTAGGTGTAAAGATGAGTAAAGAACAACAAAGTTTTGAAGAAATGATGCAAGAATTAGAAAATATAGTTCAAAAATTAGATAATGAAACAGTTTCATTAGAAGAATCATTGAATCTATACCAACGAGGAATGAAATTATCTGCTGCTTGCGAAACAACTTTGAAAGATGCTGAAAATAAAGTGAATCAATTAATTAAAGATGAAACAGAGGGTGCCGATAATGAGTAAATTATCAACAAATGAATTAATTGAACAAATTAATACCTTACTTAATGAGAGAATTGAAGATTCTTCACTTAATACAAATTTAGAAGAAAGTATGCGTTATTCTCTAAATGCTGGTGGTAAACGTATTCGTCCTTTACTTGTTTTATTAACTTTAAATGTTTTAAATGAGGATTATAATAAGGGACTTCAAACAGCTTTAGCACTTGAAATGATTCATACTTATTCACTTGTACATGATGACTTACCTGCTATGGATAATGACGATTATAGACGAGGTAAACTTACAAATCATAAAGTTTATGGTGAATGGAAAGCTATACTTGCTGGTGATGCTTTATTAACTAAAGCATTCGAAGTCGTAGCAAATGATAAATTACTTAAACCTGAAGTTAAAGTGAAAGTTATCTCACGTTTAGCCCACGGTAGTGGTCATTTAGGAATGGTCGGAGGACAAACATTAGATATGGCAAGCGAAGAAAAGTCTGTAGATTTAACCACACTTGAACAAATTCATAGAGCTAAAACAGGTGCATTATTACAGTTTGCTATTTTAAGTGCAGCCGATATTGCTGAAGTAAACGAAACAATTTCAATAGCATTAGAAAAATTTAGTGATAATTTAGGTTTAATGTTCCAAATTAAAGATGATTTGTTAGACATTTATGGAGACGAACAAAAATTAGGTAAAAAAGTAGGTAGCGATTTAGAAAATAATAAAAGCACTTATGTGTCTTTACTAGGTAAAACAGGGGCTGAAGAAAAATTAGAATATCATAGAAATAAAGCAATCGAGGCATTAAATCCTCTTAAATCTCAGTATGATATTACTCAATTGTTAGACATTATAGATTTATTTTATAACAGAGATCACTAACTAAAATAATATTATTTAAAACCTTCTATGTGTTATTACTTAGAAGGTTTTTTCTTATAAAAGATAAATCTATATTTTAAAATAGCAAAATTATCTCTTTAATATGTATAACTTTATACATTTAAATGTAATAAATGCATTTTCCGAAATATATGTATCTATAAAATTCAACCTTAAATGTTTGATATGACAACATTTGTAACAAGTTTAATTTAGTAGTAGTTACTAAATTGTTGTGTTAAAATCAATGTATAAATATTCGAAACTAGGAGTGTTCACAATGGCTAAGAAATCAGTGAGACATATTAAAATCCGAGAAATTATCTCAAGTGAACAGATTGAAACCCAAGATGAACTAGTTAAACGGCTAAATGAATATGATTTAAATGTTACTCAAGCAACCGTTTCACGAGATATAAAAGAACTACAATTAATTAAAGTACCTACACCTTCAGGTCAATATGTTTACAGTTTACCAAATGATCGTAAATATCATCCTCTTGAAAAACTGGGCCGATATTTAATGGATTCTTTCGTCAATATTGAAGGAACAGGAAATTTACTTGTTTTAAAAACGCTTCCTGGAAATGCCCAATCAATTGGCGCTATTCTTGATCAAATTGATTGGGATGAAGTTTTAGGAACTATTTGTGGAGACGACACTTGCCTTTTAATTTGTAAAGATGAAGAAGCAAGTAATACAATTAAAACTAGAATTTTTAATTTATTATAAGGATGCGATGAATTCATGTTACAAACCTTATCAATAAAACAATTTGCAATCATTGATGAACTGGAAATTCAATTTTCAGATGGCTTAACTGTTTTAAGTGGGGAAACTGGTTCTGGTAAATCAATTATTATAGATGCAATCGGACAATTGATTGGTATGCGTGCTTCATCAGACTATGTAAGGCATGGAGAGAAAAAAGCAATTATTGAAGGCATATTTGATATTGATAATAGTAAAGATGCAATTTCAATCTTAAAAAGTTTAGATATTGACATTGATGAAGATTTTTTAATAGTTAAAAGAGAAATTTTCAGCTCTGGGAAAAGTATATGTAAAATCAATAATCAAACTGTTACGCTTCAAGATTTGCGTAAAGTAATGCAAGAGCTTTTAGATATACATGGACAACATGAAACGCAGGTATTATTAAAACAAAAATATCATCTTAAATTATTAGATGATTATGCTGAAGATAAGTATTTAGATACTCAAGAAAACTATCAACAATTATTTAATGAATACAAAATTAAAACTAAAGAATTAGAGGAACTTGAATCTGCAGATCAAGCTTTGTTACAACGCTTAGACTTGATGAAATTCCAATTTGAAGAATTAAAAGAAGCTTCCTTAAAAGAAGGGGAGACAGAACAACTAGAAGCTGATATACGTAGGATTCAAAACTCTGAAAAATTAAGCTTAGCTTTAAATAATGCGCATGTTACTTTAACTGATGAGCATGCTATTACTGATAGACTATATGAATTAAGTAATCATCTTCAATCTATCAACGATATTCTTCCAAATAAATACAATAAATTAAAAGAAGATGTCGACCAATTTTATTATACGCTTGAAGATGCTAAACATGAACTTTATGATGAAATGTCCAATACAGAATTTGATGAGCAAGTATTAAATGAACTTGAGTCTAGAATGAATTTGCTGAATAATCTTAAACGTAAATACGGAAAAGATATTAACGAATTAATCACATATCAAGATAAACTTGAGAGTGAAATTTCTAAAATTGAAAATTACGAAGAAAGTACAACTCAATTAAGAGAAGAAATATGTCAACTTTATAAAAAAGTACTTGAAGTTGGTAAAACTCTTTCTAAAGAACGTCGTAAAGTTGCGCGTGAATTAAGAGATCACATCGTTAAAGAAATTCAAAATTTACAAATGAAAGATGCAAATCTTGAAATTTCTTTTCAACCTCTTGATAAGCCGACAATAGAAGGTATAGAATTTGTAGAATTCTTAATTAGCCCAAATAAAGGTGAGTCACTTAAAAGTTTAAATAAAATCGCTTCAGGTGGGGAACTGTCGCGTATTATGTTAGCTCTAAAAAGTATATTTGTTCAATCTAGAGGTCAAACAGCAATTTTATTTGACGAAGTAGATTCAGGTGTATCAGGTCAAGCAGCACAAAAAATGGCTGAGAAAATGCGTGATATAGCACAGTATATTCAAGTTATTTGTATCTCACATTTACCTCAAGTTGCCTCTATGAGTGATCATCACTTATTAATTAGTAAAGCTTCAAATGAAGAGCGTACTACTACTCAAGTGAAAGAACTTGAAGACGGTGATAAAATAGATGAAATTGCGCGTATGATTTCAGGTGCAAGCGTGACTGATTTAACGCGTGAAAATGCTAAAGAAATGATTGAACAAAATCGTAGAAAATAGTTGTATAAAATAGTAAGGGTTATTTTCAGAATTTATAAATTTGATGTAAAATAATTAAGTATAAATAATTTCAACTTATAAGAGGGTGTGAACTGAATCGTTTCACGCTCTCTATCTAAGTTTAGACAAGTTAGGAGTAAGAACATGTCTGAAAAACAATATGACCTAGTCGTGTTAGGTGGAGGAACTGCAGGATATGTAGCAGCCATCCGTGCCTCACAACTGGGCAAAACAGTAGCTGTGGTTGAACAATCTTTGTTAGGTGGCACATGTTTACATAAAGGTTGTATCCCAACTAAAGCGCTATTAAAATCGGCTGAAGTGACACGCACAGTCAAACAATCTTCAAACTTTGGTGTTAACGTGAATGACTTTACGATTGATTTTTCAAAAATGATGGCAAGAAAGACTGAGATTGTTGAACAAATGCATAACGGTGTTAACGCACTAATGTCAAAAAACCATATCGATGTTTACAATGGAACTGGTCGTATTATGGGCACTTCAATCTTTTCTCCACAAAGTGGTACAATATCAGTGGAATATAGTAATGGAGAGTCTGAATTATTGCCGAATCAATATGTATTGATTGCAACTGGTACAAGTCCTAGACCATTGCCATTCTTAGACTTTGATAACGAACATATTATTTCGAGCAATGACTTATTAGAGATGCCGGAATTGCCTAATAGTATAGCTATTATTGGTGGGGGAGTAATAGGACTTGAATTTGCTTCGCTTTTAATTGATTTAGGTGTAAAGGTTTCAGTGATTGAAGCGAATGAACGTATCTTGCCTACTGAGAGTAATCAAATCGCTAAATTCCTTAAAGATAATTTAGAGCAGAGAGGCGTAACATTTTTTGAAAATTGTCAATTAGATGAATCTTCAATTTCAATTACTGCGGACAATGTATCAATAACGGTGAATAACGACCAATCTGTTGAAGCTGAAAAAGTTTTAATAGCTATAGGGCGTATGCCTAATACATCTGACATTGGCTTAAATAATACAAAAATTAAAACAGATAATGCTGGCTATATCGAGGTTAATCTTTTTCAACAGACAGAGGATGCACATATTTATGCTGCTGGTGATTGTATCGGAAAATTACAACTTGCACATGTTGCTTCAAAAGAAGGTGTGATTGCAGTTGAACATATGTTCAGTACACCACCAATACCGTTAGATTATAATTTAATGCCTAAATGCGTATATACTTATCCTGAAATAGCATCCATTGGGATGAACAATGAAATAGCTAAATCTCAAGGAATAAATACACGTACATATAAAGCATCATTTAACGCGATAGGAAAAGCAGTTATCGATGAGGATGCAAAGCAACGAGGATTTTGTGAAGTTGTCATCAATCAAGATAACGATGAAATTATTGGTTTAAGCATGATAGGACCACATGCTTCTGAATTAATAAACGAAGCAGCTTTATTACAATTTATGAATGGTTCTGCATTAGAATTAGGTCTAACTACACATGCACATCCCTCCATATCTGAAGTATTAATGGAATTAGGATTAAAAATAGAAAATAGAGCAATTCATGTTTAACAGGGAGGAAAATATCGGATGATTGATTATAAATCTGTCGGCCTTACAGAAGAAGACCTCAAACAAATCTATAAATGGATGGATTTAGGAAGAAAAGTAGATGAAAGATTATGGTTGCTTAACCGCGCTGGTAAAATACCTTTTGTCGTAAGTGGCCAAGGTCAAGAAGCAACACAAATTGGTATGGCTTATGCCATGAAAGAAGGAGACATTTCATCACCTTACTATAGAGATTTAGCGTTTGTCACTTATATGGGTATTTCGCCTTATGACACAATGCTAGCTTCATTTGGTAAAAAAGATGATATTAATTCTGGCGGTAAACAAATGCCATCGCATTTTAGTCATCGTGAAAAAGGCATACTATCACAAAGTTCTCCAGTAGCAACGCAAATACCACATTCTGTAGGAGCTGCTCTAGCATTAAAAATGGATGGAAAATCAAATAT encodes:
- the accC gene encoding acetyl-CoA carboxylase biotin carboxylase subunit, coding for MKKILIANRGEIAVRIIRACHDLGIQTVAIYSEGDKDALHTQIADEAYCVGPTQSKDSYLNIPNILSIATSTGCDGVHPGYGFLAENGDFAELCEACQLKFIGPSYESIQKMGIKDVAKAEMIAANVPVVPGSDGLVETINDAKKIANDIGYPVIIKATAGGGGKGIRVARDETELENGFRMTQQEAETAFGNGGLYLEKFIENFRHIEIQVIGDQFGNVIHLGERDCTIQRRMQKLVEESPSPILSEKTRQEMGDAAVRAAKAVNYENAGTIEFIYDLNDDKFYFMEMNTRIQVEHPVTEMVTGIDLVKLQLKVAMGEPLPYKQKDISINGHAIEYRINAENPYKNFMPSPGKITQYIAPGGYGVRIESACYTNYTIPPYYDSMVAKLIVHEPTRDEAIMTGIRALSEYLILGIDTTIPFHLKLMNNDIFRSGNFNTNFLEKYNIMDDNE
- a CDS encoding Asp23/Gls24 family envelope stress response protein; the encoded protein is MVKVADYSNSNLGKVEIAPEVISVIASIAVSEIEGVTGHFADLNTTNLEKISRKNLSKNLKIEAKDDGIHIDVYCSIKHGVKISKFASKIQANIFNSIKTMTAIEPKEINIHIMHITAE
- the nusB gene encoding transcription antitermination factor NusB, yielding MSRKESRKQAFQTLFQLEMKDTDLTINEAINFIKDDYPDLDFDFIHWLVTGVKDHEPVLDETIEPKLKDWSIQRLLKSDRIILRMATFELLHSETPPKVIINEAVELTKQFSDDDHYKFINGVLSNIKK
- the xseA gene encoding exodeoxyribonuclease VII large subunit, translated to MSEYLSVTTLTKYIKYKFDQDPHLQSVLLKGELSNFKKHSSGHLYFNVKDKDSVINAMMFKGNASQLTFNPKEGDEVLLEARVSVYERRGNYQIYVNKMELDGIGNLYQKLEELKQKLAKEGFFNKEYKKPIPKYPKKIAILTASTGAAIRDIHSTINSRYPLAEKMSISTLVQGAQAKNDIIEKIKYADSLSVDTIILGRGGGSIEDLWNFNEEEVVKAIFNCKTPIISAVGHETDFTLSDFVADVRAATPTQAAVIATPDQYELLQQIKQYQFSLTKFIKQYVEKQNKRLDYLASYYKFKQPSLLYDQQLQRRDDLEKQLKQNLVLSIESKKNNIKLLQNHFNLKNFNRTIIQNQKTVSNHRNRLINVTNQNIENSRIKLQNKIEQLNNLSPTNIMLRGYTIVNKNDKFITSTHDLKENDEITLSMKDGDVNAIVKKVRCKDE
- a CDS encoding exodeoxyribonuclease VII small subunit, with product MSKEQQSFEEMMQELENIVQKLDNETVSLEESLNLYQRGMKLSAACETTLKDAENKVNQLIKDETEGADNE
- a CDS encoding polyprenyl synthetase family protein — protein: MSKLSTNELIEQINTLLNERIEDSSLNTNLEESMRYSLNAGGKRIRPLLVLLTLNVLNEDYNKGLQTALALEMIHTYSLVHDDLPAMDNDDYRRGKLTNHKVYGEWKAILAGDALLTKAFEVVANDKLLKPEVKVKVISRLAHGSGHLGMVGGQTLDMASEEKSVDLTTLEQIHRAKTGALLQFAILSAADIAEVNETISIALEKFSDNLGLMFQIKDDLLDIYGDEQKLGKKVGSDLENNKSTYVSLLGKTGAEEKLEYHRNKAIEALNPLKSQYDITQLLDIIDLFYNRDH
- the argR gene encoding transcriptional regulator ArgR, with protein sequence MAKKSVRHIKIREIISSEQIETQDELVKRLNEYDLNVTQATVSRDIKELQLIKVPTPSGQYVYSLPNDRKYHPLEKLGRYLMDSFVNIEGTGNLLVLKTLPGNAQSIGAILDQIDWDEVLGTICGDDTCLLICKDEEASNTIKTRIFNLL
- the recN gene encoding DNA repair protein RecN, whose product is MLQTLSIKQFAIIDELEIQFSDGLTVLSGETGSGKSIIIDAIGQLIGMRASSDYVRHGEKKAIIEGIFDIDNSKDAISILKSLDIDIDEDFLIVKREIFSSGKSICKINNQTVTLQDLRKVMQELLDIHGQHETQVLLKQKYHLKLLDDYAEDKYLDTQENYQQLFNEYKIKTKELEELESADQALLQRLDLMKFQFEELKEASLKEGETEQLEADIRRIQNSEKLSLALNNAHVTLTDEHAITDRLYELSNHLQSINDILPNKYNKLKEDVDQFYYTLEDAKHELYDEMSNTEFDEQVLNELESRMNLLNNLKRKYGKDINELITYQDKLESEISKIENYEESTTQLREEICQLYKKVLEVGKTLSKERRKVARELRDHIVKEIQNLQMKDANLEISFQPLDKPTIEGIEFVEFLISPNKGESLKSLNKIASGGELSRIMLALKSIFVQSRGQTAILFDEVDSGVSGQAAQKMAEKMRDIAQYIQVICISHLPQVASMSDHHLLISKASNEERTTTQVKELEDGDKIDEIARMISGASVTDLTRENAKEMIEQNRRK
- the lpdA gene encoding dihydrolipoyl dehydrogenase, whose product is MSEKQYDLVVLGGGTAGYVAAIRASQLGKTVAVVEQSLLGGTCLHKGCIPTKALLKSAEVTRTVKQSSNFGVNVNDFTIDFSKMMARKTEIVEQMHNGVNALMSKNHIDVYNGTGRIMGTSIFSPQSGTISVEYSNGESELLPNQYVLIATGTSPRPLPFLDFDNEHIISSNDLLEMPELPNSIAIIGGGVIGLEFASLLIDLGVKVSVIEANERILPTESNQIAKFLKDNLEQRGVTFFENCQLDESSISITADNVSITVNNDQSVEAEKVLIAIGRMPNTSDIGLNNTKIKTDNAGYIEVNLFQQTEDAHIYAAGDCIGKLQLAHVASKEGVIAVEHMFSTPPIPLDYNLMPKCVYTYPEIASIGMNNEIAKSQGINTRTYKASFNAIGKAVIDEDAKQRGFCEVVINQDNDEIIGLSMIGPHASELINEAALLQFMNGSALELGLTTHAHPSISEVLMELGLKIENRAIHV